The Parabacteroides sp. AD58 genome includes a window with the following:
- a CDS encoding DUF3244 domain-containing protein codes for MTKKFLVAIALMLCPWSAFSKGIHWIGEWGIGRSVSSIIPIIGNVEETTKELTLEFAEDLGDVVVTVTDASGKIVYQETVSTGNTPTWTVFLDESVQNGTVSITDGINLVYGEISF; via the coding sequence ATGACAAAGAAATTTTTGGTGGCGATAGCCTTGATGTTATGTCCTTGGTCTGCATTTTCCAAGGGTATTCATTGGATAGGAGAATGGGGAATCGGGCGTTCTGTAAGTTCCATCATACCGATTATCGGAAATGTAGAAGAAACAACCAAAGAACTTACGTTAGAGTTTGCAGAAGATTTGGGCGATGTAGTAGTAACTGTGACGGATGCGTCTGGAAAAATTGTTTATCAGGAAACAGTATCTACCGGCAATACGCCTACTTGGACGGTATTCTTAGATGAGTCTGTTCAGAATGGCACTGTTTCTATAACGGATGGAATAAATTTAGTGTATGGAGAGATTAGTTTTTAA
- a CDS encoding DUF5715 family protein — translation MICLLLPACKEERGPLKRIWYNGSYNRDFNDLNDVQLEMAKKIGIKPATTREEAEEVKHEMEEIKTNEYYEVEELTHSIPYLIPQAAELLHDIGKNFQDSLTNLNASLYKVKVTSVTRTITDVKKLKKRNSNSSVNSTHQYGTTFDISWVRYTKVDEKDTLNIDKDELKMVLAMVLRDLKREDRCYVKHERRQGCFHITVKDGE, via the coding sequence ATGATTTGCCTGCTCCTGCCGGCTTGTAAGGAAGAACGAGGCCCATTGAAACGTATCTGGTACAACGGAAGTTATAACCGCGACTTCAACGACTTGAACGATGTACAACTGGAAATGGCCAAGAAGATAGGAATCAAGCCTGCCACAACCCGCGAAGAAGCCGAAGAGGTAAAACACGAAATGGAAGAGATCAAGACCAATGAGTATTACGAGGTAGAAGAACTCACCCACTCGATTCCGTACCTGATTCCGCAAGCCGCCGAACTGTTGCACGACATCGGGAAAAACTTCCAGGACTCGCTGACTAACCTGAATGCGTCTCTCTACAAGGTCAAAGTAACCAGCGTTACCCGCACTATTACAGACGTCAAGAAACTAAAGAAAAGGAACTCCAATTCGTCGGTCAATTCTACCCACCAGTATGGTACGACATTCGATATTTCGTGGGTCCGCTATACGAAGGTAGATGAAAAAGACACCCTGAATATCGATAAAGACGAGCTGAAAATGGTATTGGCCATGGTCTTACGTGACTTGAAACGGGAAGACCGCTGCTACGTCAAGCACGAACGCCGACAGGGCTGTTTCCACATTACCGTAAAAGACGGAGAGTAA
- a CDS encoding flavodoxin family protein, translating into MKRILFINGSPNRNGNTTAMAKQMLAGKKYETLNLVDYKIYPLGQSFDDDQFSEVMQRILEADVLVMGSPVYWHSMTGQFRTLLDRIYATPLKHQLKEKDLYFIFQGAGPSSAMLEAGNYTMSVFCRLFGLHYYGMATNSNEAEKLGINL; encoded by the coding sequence ATGAAACGAATATTATTCATCAATGGAAGCCCTAATCGTAATGGTAATACCACGGCTATGGCAAAGCAAATGCTCGCAGGCAAAAAATATGAAACATTGAATCTCGTTGATTACAAGATTTATCCCTTGGGACAATCTTTCGATGATGACCAATTCAGCGAAGTTATGCAACGGATACTGGAAGCAGATGTACTTGTCATGGGTAGTCCTGTTTATTGGCACTCCATGACCGGGCAGTTCCGCACGTTGCTTGACCGCATTTATGCAACTCCCCTGAAACATCAGTTAAAAGAGAAAGACCTTTATTTCATCTTCCAAGGTGCCGGGCCGTCATCAGCCATGCTTGAGGCAGGGAACTATACGATGAGTGTCTTTTGTCGTCTGTTCGGTCTGCACTATTATGGCATGGCTACCAATAGTAATGAAGCAGAAAAGTTAGGGATAAACTTATAA
- a CDS encoding anaerobic C4-dicarboxylate transporter family protein, with the protein MLLQLFFVLVAIVIGARIGGIGLGVMGGIGLAVLTFVFGLAPTAPPIDVMLMIVAVIAAASCMQAAGGLDLMVKWAEKLLRKNPQQITLLSPLVTYFFTFVAGTGHVAYSVLPVIAEVARDTKIRPERPMAIAVIASQQAITASPISAATVALLSLLAGYDISLMDILKISVPCTLLGVLAGALYSLRVGKELKDDPEYQRRLANGELSSGHYKAKEVTDPKKAGWAVALFLLATLGIVLFGSMESLRPRFELESGVVVMEMSHIIEILMLTAAALILLVTRTDGIKAAQGSVFSAGMQAVVAIFGIAWMGDTFIAGNMAELKSGIVDIVTQMPWLFGLALFVMSILLFSQAATIRAMLPLGIALGISPMMLIALFPAVNGYFFIPNYPTVVAAINFDQTGTTRIGKYVLNHSFMMPGLISTLVSVVLGLLFIQLF; encoded by the coding sequence ATGCTGTTACAATTATTTTTCGTGCTGGTGGCCATCGTGATTGGTGCCCGGATCGGTGGAATTGGATTAGGTGTGATGGGTGGAATCGGACTGGCTGTCCTGACGTTTGTCTTTGGATTGGCTCCAACGGCTCCTCCGATTGACGTGATGTTGATGATTGTTGCCGTCATTGCGGCAGCCAGTTGTATGCAGGCGGCCGGAGGTCTGGACCTGATGGTGAAATGGGCCGAGAAGTTGCTCCGGAAGAATCCGCAGCAGATTACGCTGTTGAGTCCGCTGGTGACCTACTTCTTCACCTTCGTGGCGGGAACCGGACATGTAGCTTATTCAGTTCTTCCGGTGATAGCCGAGGTGGCACGAGATACAAAAATACGTCCCGAACGGCCGATGGCGATAGCGGTGATCGCTTCGCAGCAGGCTATTACAGCCAGTCCGATCTCGGCGGCGACTGTCGCTTTGCTGAGTTTGCTGGCCGGCTATGATATTTCATTGATGGATATCTTGAAGATCTCGGTGCCTTGCACGTTGTTGGGTGTTTTGGCAGGCGCCTTGTATTCACTGCGGGTAGGAAAAGAGTTGAAAGACGATCCGGAATACCAGCGCCGGTTGGCCAATGGCGAATTGTCGTCGGGTCATTATAAGGCCAAGGAAGTGACCGATCCGAAGAAAGCGGGTTGGGCTGTGGCGTTGTTCCTGCTGGCTACTTTGGGTATTGTCTTATTTGGTTCGATGGAATCCTTGCGCCCCCGGTTTGAACTCGAATCGGGTGTTGTAGTCATGGAAATGTCGCATATTATAGAAATCCTGATGCTGACGGCTGCTGCACTGATTTTGTTGGTGACGCGGACGGATGGAATCAAGGCGGCACAAGGCTCGGTCTTTTCGGCCGGTATGCAGGCAGTCGTGGCGATCTTCGGTATTGCCTGGATGGGCGATACTTTCATTGCCGGTAATATGGCAGAACTGAAGAGCGGAATTGTCGATATCGTGACGCAGATGCCCTGGTTATTTGGCCTGGCCCTGTTTGTCATGTCCATCCTGTTGTTCAGTCAGGCGGCAACAATCCGGGCGATGCTGCCGTTGGGCATAGCCTTAGGTATTTCGCCGATGATGCTGATCGCCTTGTTTCCGGCTGTGAACGGTTATTTCTTTATCCCGAACTATCCGACCGTAGTGGCTGCCATCAACTTCGATCAGACCGGAACCACGCGGATCGGGAAGTACGTGTTGAATCACTCTTTTATGATGCCGGGATTAATTTCCACGCTGGTATCGGTTGTTTTAGGCTTATTGTTTATCCAGCTGTTTTAA
- a CDS encoding SDR family NAD(P)-dependent oxidoreductase translates to MDKKTIVVVGAGQGLGNHIAKRFGKEGFRAVLMARNEQSLQDYKQQFTTEGIETYTYAVDAAKPETLTEALQWVQRTFDAPDVLIYNVGITTPDEPGKIENQELMHHYQVDVASAYHCIRQAANEEFGRKNGTIILTGGGLALYPSAAYLTLSLDKATLRAMAYALHKELQSQGIFVGTVTVCGAIGGDGFFAPSRIAESYWKMYNERSECEIVYVETNK, encoded by the coding sequence ATGGATAAAAAGACAATCGTGGTGGTAGGCGCCGGACAAGGTCTGGGCAACCACATAGCCAAGCGATTTGGAAAAGAAGGTTTTCGTGCAGTACTGATGGCACGCAACGAACAGTCATTACAAGACTACAAACAGCAGTTTACAACCGAAGGGATTGAAACCTATACCTATGCTGTGGATGCGGCCAAACCGGAAACGCTCACGGAAGCTCTCCAATGGGTGCAAAGGACATTCGATGCGCCGGATGTCTTGATTTATAATGTAGGAATCACGACACCCGACGAACCGGGAAAAATAGAGAATCAGGAACTGATGCACCATTATCAAGTAGATGTAGCAAGTGCTTACCATTGTATCCGCCAAGCAGCCAATGAGGAATTCGGACGGAAGAATGGCACCATCATCCTAACCGGCGGCGGACTTGCCCTTTATCCAAGTGCGGCTTACCTGACTTTATCGCTCGACAAAGCTACACTTCGGGCGATGGCGTATGCCTTGCATAAAGAATTGCAATCACAAGGTATTTTTGTCGGTACCGTTACAGTTTGCGGAGCTATCGGTGGAGACGGTTTCTTTGCACCCTCACGCATCGCTGAGAGCTATTGGAAGATGTACAACGAACGAAGTGAATGTGAAATTGTTTACGTAGAAACAAACAAATAA
- a CDS encoding MFS transporter — translation MNTNQPKHKISPVAWVPTVYFAMGMPFVVLNMVTALMFKGLGVSDAKIAFWTSVIMFPWTIKPLWSPFLEMFKTKKFFVVLTQFCSGIFFGLVALSLQLPNFFAISIALLAVIAFSGATHDVATDGVYMAVLDKDEQAKYIGWQGAFYNVAKLAATGGLVYLAGYLIERVGVVDAWMLIMGCCGAIMVLLGLYHWKMLPSDKAVSENRVTSISDTWKALKEVILTFFQKKYIALYIIFIILYRFAEGLVMKIVPLFLKAPLADGGLGLTEQQIGLYYGSFGAAAFVLGSFLAGYYISHNGLKKTLFVLCCVFNFPFVVYPLLAFYQPDSPLLIGGAITFEYFGYGFGFVGLTLFMMQQVAPGKHQMAHYAFASGIMNLGVMIPGMISGFLSDWLGYAQYFIVVLFAAIPVLVLVRFLPFTYPDEKK, via the coding sequence ATGAATACGAATCAGCCAAAACATAAAATATCACCGGTGGCTTGGGTGCCGACCGTATATTTTGCAATGGGAATGCCCTTTGTGGTATTGAATATGGTGACAGCCCTGATGTTTAAAGGGCTGGGTGTTTCGGATGCCAAGATTGCCTTCTGGACATCGGTGATTATGTTTCCATGGACGATCAAGCCTTTATGGAGCCCGTTCCTGGAAATGTTCAAAACAAAAAAATTCTTTGTCGTACTGACACAGTTCTGTTCAGGTATCTTTTTCGGATTGGTGGCATTGTCTTTGCAGTTGCCTAACTTCTTTGCGATATCCATTGCTTTACTGGCTGTGATTGCCTTCAGCGGGGCCACGCACGATGTGGCTACCGATGGTGTCTACATGGCCGTTTTGGATAAAGACGAACAAGCCAAGTACATCGGCTGGCAAGGGGCGTTTTACAATGTGGCCAAACTGGCAGCGACGGGTGGTCTGGTTTATCTGGCCGGTTATCTGATTGAACGTGTCGGAGTCGTAGATGCCTGGATGCTGATCATGGGTTGCTGTGGCGCGATCATGGTCTTGTTAGGCTTGTATCACTGGAAGATGCTTCCGAGCGATAAGGCCGTATCTGAAAACCGTGTAACTTCAATATCGGATACATGGAAAGCTTTGAAAGAAGTGATTCTTACGTTCTTCCAGAAGAAGTATATCGCCTTATATATTATCTTCATCATTCTGTATCGCTTTGCCGAAGGATTGGTGATGAAGATCGTTCCTCTGTTCCTCAAAGCTCCTTTGGCAGATGGCGGATTGGGCTTGACCGAACAACAGATCGGATTGTATTACGGTTCGTTCGGGGCAGCAGCCTTCGTGCTGGGCTCTTTCCTGGCAGGTTATTATATTTCCCATAACGGCTTGAAGAAGACCTTGTTCGTTTTGTGCTGTGTCTTTAACTTTCCTTTCGTGGTATATCCGCTGCTGGCCTTCTATCAGCCGGATTCTCCGCTTCTGATCGGTGGTGCCATCACGTTTGAATACTTCGGATACGGATTCGGTTTCGTCGGACTGACGTTGTTTATGATGCAGCAGGTAGCTCCCGGAAAACATCAGATGGCGCATTATGCCTTTGCTTCGGGAATTATGAACTTAGGCGTAATGATTCCGGGAATGATCAGTGGTTTCTTGAGTGACTGGTTAGGATATGCGCAGTACTTCATTGTCGTGCTGTTTGCGGCTATACCGGTTTTGGTGCTGGTTCGTTTCCTCCCGTTTACCTATCCTGATGAAAAGAAGTAA
- the galB gene encoding beta-galactosidase GalB: protein MKRTCMLSLLGIAGFLTSVSAQVRTEFLLEKGWKFTREDNPESVQPAFDDSQWQSVTVPHDWAIYGPFSSQNDKQHVAISQDGQKEAMEHAGRTGGLPFVGVGWYRTTLDIPQFTSGKKAFILFDGAMSHAQVYINGKKVGYWPYGYNSFWFDITPYIQAGQSNTLAVRLENMPESSRWYPGAGLYRNVHVVVTEDAYIPIWGTYITTPQVNDKFARVRVETKVNLPEQADPSQYRIKTILCKPDGSRLPEKMQPLTDIVYNKGVMVQEFIVEDPELWSPEHPTLYTAVSNIYKGEDQLKDEYTTRFGIRSIEIIPNKGFFLNGQRTVFKGVCNHHDLGPLGAAVNDAAIRRQIRMLKDMGCNAIRTSHNMPAPELVRACDEMGIMLMAESFDEWDKAKCANGYHTVFDEWAEKDLTNLIHHYRNNPSVVMWCIGNEVPTQWDEGGCKTARFLQDICHREDPTRPVTQGMDAPDAVVNNNFAAVMDVPGFNYRPFRYQTNYAKLPQQVILGSETASTVSSRGVYKFPVERKAMAVYDDHQSSSYDVEHCSWSNLPEDDFIQHEDLPYCMGEFVWTGFDYLGEPTPYYTNWPSHSSLFGIIDLAGIPKDRYYLYRSHWNKDEKTLHILPHWNWEGREGEITPVFVYTNYPSAELFINGKSQGKRTKDLSVEIDSSYTEAAQKSFERQKRYRLMWMDTKYEPGTVKVVAYDENGKAVDEAEIHTAGKPHHIVLTADRNQLQADGKDLSFINVKIVDKDGNFCPNETRQIKFKVKGAGTFRAVANGNSVSLESFQEPQMKLFSGQLTAIVQSAEEAGTITFEASAPGVKSAKLTLKAE, encoded by the coding sequence ATGAAAAGAACTTGTATGCTATCCCTGTTGGGAATCGCCGGTTTTCTGACCAGCGTTTCCGCCCAGGTAAGAACGGAGTTCCTGCTGGAAAAAGGATGGAAATTTACCCGTGAAGATAACCCGGAATCCGTCCAACCCGCATTTGACGACAGCCAGTGGCAGTCGGTTACCGTTCCGCACGACTGGGCCATTTACGGTCCTTTCAGCAGTCAGAATGACAAACAGCATGTGGCAATCTCGCAAGACGGGCAAAAGGAAGCCATGGAACATGCCGGGCGAACCGGCGGTCTGCCTTTTGTCGGCGTCGGCTGGTACCGGACCACATTGGATATTCCTCAGTTTACTTCCGGTAAAAAGGCTTTTATCCTCTTCGACGGGGCAATGAGTCATGCCCAAGTATATATCAATGGAAAGAAAGTAGGCTATTGGCCTTACGGATATAATTCGTTCTGGTTCGACATCACGCCCTACATCCAGGCCGGACAAAGCAATACCTTAGCGGTCCGTCTGGAAAACATGCCGGAATCTTCCCGTTGGTATCCGGGCGCCGGTTTATATCGGAACGTACATGTGGTCGTAACGGAAGATGCTTATATTCCCATCTGGGGAACTTACATCACGACTCCGCAGGTGAATGATAAGTTTGCCCGCGTCAGAGTAGAGACAAAAGTCAATCTGCCGGAGCAGGCCGATCCGAGCCAATACCGTATCAAGACCATCTTATGCAAACCTGACGGAAGCCGGTTGCCAGAGAAGATGCAGCCTCTCACCGATATCGTTTACAACAAAGGCGTGATGGTGCAGGAGTTCATCGTCGAAGATCCGGAACTCTGGTCGCCCGAACATCCTACTTTATACACAGCCGTTTCGAATATATATAAAGGAGAAGATCAGCTGAAGGATGAATATACGACACGGTTCGGTATCCGCTCGATCGAAATCATCCCCAACAAAGGTTTCTTCCTGAACGGACAACGTACCGTATTCAAAGGCGTTTGTAATCATCACGACTTAGGTCCGTTAGGAGCTGCGGTCAACGACGCAGCCATCCGCCGGCAAATCCGGATGCTGAAAGACATGGGTTGTAATGCGATCCGTACTTCCCACAACATGCCGGCACCCGAACTGGTCCGCGCCTGCGACGAGATGGGAATCATGCTGATGGCCGAAAGCTTCGACGAATGGGATAAGGCGAAGTGTGCCAACGGTTATCACACCGTGTTTGATGAATGGGCCGAAAAAGACCTGACAAACCTGATCCATCATTACCGGAACAACCCGAGTGTCGTGATGTGGTGTATCGGCAATGAAGTCCCGACTCAATGGGATGAAGGTGGCTGTAAAACGGCCCGCTTCCTGCAAGATATCTGTCACCGGGAAGACCCGACCCGACCGGTTACGCAAGGCATGGATGCTCCGGATGCTGTCGTTAACAACAACTTTGCCGCCGTCATGGATGTCCCGGGCTTCAATTACCGTCCGTTCCGTTATCAGACCAATTACGCCAAACTGCCGCAACAAGTCATTTTGGGAAGTGAAACGGCTTCGACCGTCAGCTCAAGAGGCGTCTATAAATTCCCGGTTGAACGGAAAGCCATGGCCGTTTATGATGACCATCAGAGTTCGTCGTACGACGTAGAACATTGCAGCTGGTCAAACCTGCCGGAAGATGACTTTATCCAGCACGAAGACCTGCCCTATTGCATGGGCGAATTTGTATGGACCGGATTTGATTACCTGGGTGAACCGACTCCGTATTATACCAACTGGCCCAGCCACAGCTCTTTGTTCGGTATTATCGACCTGGCCGGTATTCCAAAAGACCGCTATTACCTGTACCGCTCTCATTGGAATAAAGACGAAAAGACGTTGCACATCCTGCCTCACTGGAACTGGGAAGGACGCGAAGGCGAAATAACACCTGTCTTTGTCTATACCAATTATCCTTCGGCTGAACTGTTCATCAACGGAAAGAGCCAGGGCAAACGGACAAAAGACCTCAGCGTTGAAATAGACAGCAGTTATACCGAAGCGGCTCAAAAGAGCTTCGAACGGCAGAAACGCTATCGCCTGATGTGGATGGATACGAAATACGAACCGGGCACCGTAAAGGTGGTTGCTTATGATGAAAATGGAAAGGCCGTAGATGAAGCAGAAATCCATACTGCCGGCAAACCGCATCATATCGTCCTGACAGCCGACCGCAACCAGCTTCAGGCTGATGGAAAAGACCTGTCGTTCATCAATGTCAAGATTGTGGACAAAGACGGAAACTTCTGTCCAAACGAAACCCGACAAATCAAATTCAAGGTGAAAGGCGCCGGAACCTTCCGGGCTGTAGCCAACGGAAACAGCGTCAGTCTGGAATCGTTCCAGGAGCCACAGATGAAGTTATTCAGCGGACAGCTCACCGCCATCGTACAGTCGGCGGAAGAAGCCGGAACAATTACATTCGAAGCTTCTGCACCCGGCGTAAAGAGTGCGAAACTGACCCTGAAAGCCGAATAA
- a CDS encoding phosphotransferase enzyme family protein, producing the protein MAKTKEELLAILSQFDLQEKVVSAEPFGNGHINDTLKVTTEKGEIKYVLQRINHLVFTNVDMLQHNIHVVTTHIREKLVAKGETDIDRKVLTFLPTKDGKNYYFDGDSYWRVCLFIPRSKSYEEVTPELSYEAGKAFGDFQLMLSDLPEGTLGETIPNFHNMEFRLQQFHEAVEANTAGRLDEVKDLVDEIEKRAEAMCIQERLYREGKLKKRTNHCDTKVNNMLFDADTDKVLCVIDLDTVMPGFVLSDIGDFIRTAANTGAEDDENLDHVNVNLPIFEAYTRGYMEKAKDFLTPLEIKMLPYGGRLLTYMQTVRFLTDYLNGDTYYKIHSPKHNLIRTKAQFKLLQSLEAHAAEMDGFMNQWL; encoded by the coding sequence ATGGCAAAAACAAAGGAAGAATTGCTGGCCATCTTGAGTCAGTTCGACTTGCAGGAAAAAGTCGTTTCTGCAGAGCCTTTTGGTAATGGACATATCAATGATACGTTAAAAGTTACAACCGAAAAAGGAGAAATCAAATATGTATTGCAGCGGATCAATCATTTGGTATTTACCAATGTGGATATGTTGCAGCACAATATTCATGTCGTAACAACGCATATTCGTGAGAAGCTGGTGGCGAAAGGAGAAACCGATATCGACCGGAAAGTGCTTACTTTTTTGCCGACTAAGGATGGCAAGAATTATTATTTCGACGGCGACAGCTATTGGCGTGTGTGCCTGTTTATCCCGAGAAGCAAGAGCTACGAAGAGGTTACTCCGGAATTATCCTACGAAGCAGGTAAGGCTTTCGGTGATTTTCAGCTGATGCTGTCAGACCTGCCGGAAGGAACGTTGGGTGAAACGATTCCGAATTTCCACAATATGGAATTCCGCCTGCAACAGTTCCATGAAGCGGTTGAAGCAAATACCGCCGGACGTCTGGATGAGGTGAAAGATTTGGTAGACGAGATTGAGAAACGGGCTGAGGCCATGTGTATCCAGGAACGTCTGTATCGGGAAGGGAAACTGAAGAAACGTACCAACCATTGTGATACGAAAGTGAACAATATGTTGTTTGATGCGGATACCGACAAGGTGTTGTGCGTGATCGATCTGGATACCGTAATGCCTGGGTTTGTGCTGTCTGATATCGGCGACTTTATCCGTACGGCGGCAAATACAGGAGCTGAAGATGATGAAAATCTGGATCATGTAAATGTAAATCTGCCTATTTTCGAGGCTTATACCCGTGGATATATGGAAAAGGCCAAGGATTTTCTGACTCCGTTGGAGATCAAAATGTTGCCTTACGGTGGCCGGTTGCTGACTTATATGCAGACCGTCCGCTTCCTGACAGATTATCTGAACGGCGATACGTATTACAAGATTCACAGTCCGAAGCATAACCTGATTCGTACAAAAGCACAGTTTAAGCTGTTGCAGAGCCTGGAAGCACATGCGGCAGAAATGGATGGATTTATGAACCAGTGGCTATAA
- a CDS encoding tetratricopeptide repeat protein yields MPMRIFLALLVIALGWIMQGCTNEADRNAIRQMEQAAPLMQSDPEAAHVLLADSVAHPELLSPEVNARWCLMLCQLADSIGTPLPLMDDLDRARYYWERKGNSHKQALANYYLGRKLKEEKLIKPALKILLDAVKFCSEGNDIELLGFIYTYIAELYYEQYDFQLAKDKFLEAASYFEKAGNKRSKAFAKVNAAHMYAAMDSMQIAFAYMHQADSVLCALGDSSDLSTLYNNWGNIYAMQGELDIAKAYLQKSIAYSPEESAHTYSALGRLSLETDSIEQAEQYFEKAKGPTENPYTHTELYYHLSELEEKKGNINQALAYMRQYADSTEADILARKEINLQEVETLFDRKQMMYENKRLQDKYHQVRNGLVVMAFLLLISISLYQYRLDRKNKKMNQQTHELLEKKMRMSKLESDLQNLDEQLKITQESNQERIKQLQQEHAQKQLEVNELNQQYAKQSLFVFLHSDLYNKIGKLAAKPPRPDGKGLLTEKMWNEIFAYLDILYPNLEAFLSIKGITPAEKRYCYLSFFRLEAKQEALLLGVQVDTPHKNHTRIRQMLSVTGSDKRLYEVLLEKELNRL; encoded by the coding sequence GTGCCCATGAGAATCTTCCTGGCACTTTTAGTCATTGCTCTGGGCTGGATCATGCAAGGCTGTACGAATGAAGCAGACCGTAATGCTATCCGGCAGATGGAACAGGCAGCTCCTTTGATGCAGTCTGATCCCGAGGCGGCTCATGTCTTGTTGGCAGACAGTGTTGCCCATCCGGAGCTGTTAAGCCCGGAAGTCAATGCCCGCTGGTGCCTGATGTTATGCCAACTGGCCGATTCGATTGGCACGCCGTTGCCCCTTATGGATGATTTGGATCGGGCCCGGTATTATTGGGAAAGGAAAGGGAATTCTCATAAACAAGCTTTAGCCAACTACTATCTGGGCAGGAAACTAAAGGAGGAAAAATTGATAAAACCAGCTTTGAAGATTCTATTGGATGCAGTCAAATTCTGCTCTGAAGGAAACGACATAGAGCTATTAGGTTTTATCTATACCTATATTGCAGAGTTATACTATGAGCAATATGATTTCCAGTTGGCAAAAGATAAGTTCTTAGAAGCTGCATCTTATTTTGAGAAAGCGGGAAATAAAAGAAGTAAAGCTTTTGCCAAAGTAAATGCAGCCCACATGTATGCGGCAATGGATTCCATGCAGATTGCGTTTGCATATATGCACCAGGCGGATTCAGTCTTGTGTGCATTGGGAGATTCGAGCGATTTATCAACATTGTATAATAATTGGGGAAATATCTATGCGATGCAAGGCGAACTGGATATAGCCAAGGCATATTTACAGAAATCGATTGCTTACAGTCCGGAAGAATCGGCACATACATATTCCGCGCTAGGCAGACTTTCTTTAGAAACAGATAGTATCGAACAAGCCGAACAGTATTTTGAAAAAGCGAAGGGGCCAACAGAAAACCCTTATACGCATACCGAGTTATACTATCATTTGTCGGAATTAGAAGAAAAGAAAGGAAATATAAACCAGGCATTGGCATATATGAGGCAATATGCAGATTCTACCGAAGCAGATATCTTAGCAAGAAAAGAGATAAATTTGCAGGAAGTAGAAACCTTGTTCGACCGTAAACAAATGATGTATGAGAACAAACGATTGCAAGACAAGTATCATCAAGTTCGAAATGGGCTGGTCGTGATGGCTTTTCTTTTATTGATATCGATTTCGCTCTATCAATATAGATTGGATCGTAAAAACAAGAAGATGAACCAGCAGACTCACGAACTCTTGGAAAAGAAAATGCGGATGTCGAAATTAGAATCCGATTTACAGAATTTGGATGAACAATTAAAGATTACGCAGGAATCCAACCAAGAAAGGATCAAACAATTGCAACAAGAGCATGCACAAAAACAGCTAGAAGTGAACGAATTGAACCAACAATATGCGAAACAATCCCTGTTTGTCTTTCTTCACTCTGATTTATACAATAAGATAGGAAAATTAGCCGCCAAACCACCACGCCCCGATGGAAAAGGGTTGCTGACCGAAAAAATGTGGAATGAAATATTTGCTTATTTGGATATTTTGTATCCAAATCTGGAAGCTTTTCTATCAATCAAGGGAATTACCCCTGCCGAGAAACGATATTGTTATTTATCCTTCTTCCGTCTGGAAGCAAAGCAGGAAGCCCTGCTGTTGGGGGTACAAGTGGATACTCCTCACAAGAACCACACACGTATCCGACAAATGCTATCTGTGACGGGTTCTGACAAGAGATTATATGAGGTTTTATTAGAAAAAGAACTTAATCGTCTGTAA
- a CDS encoding porin family protein, translating to MKQIKYAVVLILLSIIEINMVSAQEKSIEFIPRIGFSIGNSDISNELGLNLGGQLSIPIVQRFSIDPGVSFICMKSSAENMNTLLIPVYASYKIPIQQVNLDLKVGPCAQFTHSMDVGASAEIGVVYQKWVMAVNGYLNFIDGKNPSVFSLSFGYKFSLK from the coding sequence ATGAAACAGATAAAATATGCAGTAGTCTTAATCCTTTTATCCATAATAGAAATAAATATGGTTTCTGCCCAAGAAAAAAGTATTGAATTTATACCGAGAATAGGTTTTTCAATAGGAAATTCTGATATATCAAATGAATTAGGATTAAATCTTGGAGGTCAATTATCTATTCCTATTGTTCAACGCTTTTCTATTGATCCTGGTGTGTCATTTATATGTATGAAATCCAGCGCTGAAAACATGAATACATTATTAATTCCAGTTTATGCTTCATACAAAATTCCTATTCAACAAGTAAATTTAGATTTGAAAGTTGGACCTTGTGCTCAATTTACTCATTCTATGGATGTGGGTGCATCTGCAGAAATAGGAGTAGTATACCAAAAATGGGTTATGGCTGTCAATGGATATTTAAATTTTATTGATGGCAAGAATCCATCTGTATTTAGTTTATCCTTTGGATATAAATTCTCTCTAAAATAA